The Priestia megaterium NBRC 15308 = ATCC 14581 region CCGGAGTCACAATTTTATGAGAAGCATCAATAATCGTTGCGTCATTTCTTTCCCTTTCATATTTTTGTTCTAGCTCTTTTGTTGTACCTACGGTCACAATTTGATCTCCTTCTATCCAGACTGAGCCATTTTCAATCACCGTTAAGTTTCTCATTTCTCTTCCAGCTAAAGGACCTTTATTTTCTTTGACCGTTACAACTTGCGAAGCATTTTTAATCCATAGCGCTTTTTTTGACATCGTTGAATTTCCCCCTTTTCTAGCGTGTACCACGTTTTGGGGCCTCATGTTTACCGTAAACTCATTTAGATTCACCTACACATTTCGCACCTCTGCCTTCTTTCTTGTAGGTAGAAATTTGAAAAAGCATGTCCATGGTCTGAAAAGCGTGTTTTTAAGTCTTTAAAGCTAGATAACTTATAATTTTTTCAATTATATATGCTTTTAGACCCTTCTTTTCTCCGTTTTATTACTTATTAATTCTCGTTTTATCCAAATATATCCCTATATACTAAATCTTTTATCACATGTATTTTATAAATATCACGGCGATTTCCCCTCAACAGGATAAATAATAGATTTCTAGGAATAGAACGTTTATAATATTCTTTGAAGTTTTACTTTTAGAAAGATTCACTAATGGAGGAAGAAATATGATTGTCAACTATAAAAACCAAGCAACCGGTCATCGCATGAATAACGGCTGGAATCTTTTCTATGCGTCAAACTTAACGATGTGGCGCAAAGATGAAAAGTATTTGCTTTTAGATGAAAACCAAGATGTAGTGATGATCTTTGGCTTTAAAAAAGACGAAATCATTCTAGATAAATTGCAAACGTGGGGCTATACATTTGGTGTCCATCCAGAGAAAAAACAAATTTCCTGCTTGCAGCGTCAAGAAGAAATTGGTGAATAAAAAGAGGGCTGAATTTCTTCAGTCCTCTTTCTTATTAATGGGTTTGTTGAAACATAGCGCTCAGCTGTTTTTTTTCAGATGGTTTGACAACATAATACCATGTACCATCTACCATTTGTCCTTCTCCTTTTACGGTTACCGTTTCGAAATCAGGCCGGCCCTTCTTAATAACGTTATACATCGTAAATGCATCGCTGACATCAATATTCGTTCGAATATGCTTCTTTACAAGCGTGAGGAGACTTGGAATGTTTTTCACCGTTGACATGTTCATTCCTTTATCTAATAGAGCTTCCACTACTTGGCGCTGGCGATTATTTCTACCTAAATCTCCTTTTGGATCTTCGTGTCTCATCCGCACATAGGCAAGAGCTTTTTCGCCGTTCAACGCATTTTCTCCTTCAGGAAAGATAAATGAATCAAACACAAAAGGAAACGGGTTCTTAACGTATACTCCGCCAAGTTCATCTACTACATCTTTAAAGCCTTCCATATTTACTTTCACATAATAATCGACATCGATATCTAAGAAGTTCTCAACCGTGCGCACGGTTAAAGGAATGCCTCCGTATCGATAAGCATGATTAATTTTCTCATCCGGTCCTTTTCCATCAATGTGCACGCGCGTATCTCTAGGGATCGGCATAACTTTTGCTTTATTGTGGCTCGTATCTAAGTTGACCACCATTAATACATCTGAGCGGCCTGTATCTCCTGGCCTTTCATCTACGCCCATAACCAGTACATTAAACGAGTGAGGCTGCTCTTTAGCAGATGTTTCCTGTTGATAGGCAATTCCAAATCCAGCGGTTCCTAAAAGTAAAATACATGCCGCTAAGATCCCTATTTTGTATTTTTTCATTCATACGGTCTCCTTTACACGTCACTTACTCTCTATATGCCTTAATGAATGAAAATTTATACCTTTTTAGAGAAATTTAAGCATACGTCAAAAAAGCCTGCTTGTTGAGAAGCTGGCTTTTCACTAGTAGATTTTAGCTTGATTTTTGATGCACATCACGCTGTGCCCATTCACTTTCTAACATACTCATTTCAATTAAGCTCCAGTACTGTCCATCTACAAGCCGGACATCTCGAAGAAGGCCTTCGCGTGTAAAGCCAATTCGTTCATAGGACTGAATCGCCCGCTCGTTAAAATCAAAGACGCCGAGCGAAATTCGGTGAAGACCCAGTTCTTCAAAACCGAAAGCTAACACTTTTTCAAACATGTGCGAGCAAAGCCCTTTTCCTCTATACTCTTCACCAAGCAGCACTCGGCCAATTCTTCCTGTTTTATGATAATAATCAATATGAGCAAGAGAAATATGCCCAATAAGCTGTTCATTTTCATCTATGACGGAAAAAGCATAGGTAGAAGCACCATCTTCATTTGCATATCGAATGTAGTGTTTTAACTGTCTAGGAGTAAGCGGAAAAGAAAAGCTAGAGCCGCTCCATTGCACCATAAATGACTCGGAGGGAATCCAATCCATTAGCTGTTTAAAGTCTTTTTTGGAGAACGGTCGTAGAGCTATCACATAATTCTCCCCCTTATTATTTCTGACTTTTCTAAATATATTACATTTATCATAATAAACTGTCAACTGTCTATGTAAAAAAAAGCCATCATTTCGATGACTTATAGCTGTAATGCTTTTCTGAGAAGAGTTAAATCATGAGTGAATTCAAAAAAATAGGTTCTATTTTCATTGTCAAATACCATCATGATTGGCTTTTGGTTCGGCTCAAGAACAAAAATAACTTCACTTGCCAGCGTGTTGACCGCACTATTTTCAATTTTTAAGGCTGGATCAAGAGGTACTTTAACAAGATAGCCTTTTTTAGGAAGCGGACTTGCCTTTTTATATAAACCAGTAATGGAAGCAATACTTTTTTCAGCTTCTTTTTGAACATTTGGAGGTTTGAGCGTTGAACGAACGACTCTGCCCGTTTCAATTTGAAATATCTCTACTTTTGGCTGTTCAGCATTTACTGCCTGCGGAAAAATAAAAGCAGCGAATACGACGCATACAGCCACCCATTTTCGTATCATTTTTAGCACCTCTTTCCATTCATTGTGGATGAGATGGAGATAAGAATGGTCGTCTCTTCTTATACTATGACCTATTTTTATGTATTTATTTCACTAAATGAATGCCTATACTTCCATGTTTTTGTCATGTTCTCAGAACTTCCTCTATACACTACTAATAAGGACACGCTGTATGAGGTGATAAGATGTCGTGGTTTGAAGCATTTATTTTGGGAATCATTCAAGGGCTTACAGAGTTTTTACCGATAAGCAGCACGGGGCATTTGTATTTAGGGCGCCACTTATTTGGCTTAGACGATGCAGGATTGTATCTAGATACGATGCTGCATATGGGCACTCTGCTTGCTGTATTTGTCTTTTATAAGCGTGAGCTATGGCATATTATTCGTTATCCCTTTAGCAAGCTTACAGGGCTTTTAGTAATGGGAACGATCCCTGCAGTTGCGATTGGTCTTTTGTTCAAAGACTATTTTGACAGTATTTCTAAATCTGGCTTAACGATCGGCTGGGAATTTCTTGCGACAGGACTGCTGTTATGGTTTGGTGATTCCGTAAAAAATGGCTATAAAAAAATGGATCATATTTCATACGGAGATGCCTTTTTTATCGGCTCGTTTCAAGCAGCTGCGATATTCCCTGCTGTATCTCGATCTGGTTTAACCATGGTAGCTGCGTTAATGCGAAAATTAGACCGTGAAACAGCCGCTTACTTTTCATTTTTATTGTCGACTCCCGCCATTTGCGGAGCGGTGTTACTTCAGTTAAAAGATGTAGTCACAGGTGAAGTCGAGCAGCTTTCCGTTTTCTTTTTATTCGTTGCCACCTTTTCATCTGCTTTATTTGGTTATGTAGCGGTAAAATGGATGATCAATTATTTAAAGCATCATTCATTAAAAACGTTTGCAATTTACGTTTGGATATTAGGTGCAGTCGTGCTGATTTGTCAGTTTACGGGGGTGTTTTAAGATGAAGATGAAAGTCCGGACGCTTTTTCTAGTATTGTTTTTTGCCGGCATTTTAGTCGTGACAAGCTATGTTGATAACAATTCCCAGCAGTCGTTTAACAGTCTATCTCACCTTTCACTTGATGGAGGAGCTGTTGAAACCTCTGCAGATGAAGACAAGGCGGAACAATTAAACATGTCGGTCAAAGAAGTTCATGTTAAAACAGAAAAAAGAGGCGGATACCGAATTGAAGTGTACGAACAAGTAAATGTTTATAGAGATGATAAAGGAAAAGTAGTAAAAAAAGTTCCCACGGGAGAATATCAAACGTTGAAATATAAACTGAATGAAAAAAAATAAACCACTTACCGAAGTAAGTGGTTTTATTTTTAATGGTTAAAGTGAGCTGCAAGAATCCACAGTGTACCCACAACGATACAAAGTGCAATAAAGAAACTGTAAAGAATATTTGCAACCTGTACTTTACCATTTTCACTTTCAGTCATGTGCATGAACATTACTAGCTGCATTGCTGCTTGTAATAACGCTAGGATCATGATAAGAGTCATCGTAATGCTTCTTGATAGATCAGCTAGCACTACTAAACCAAGCGCTGCGAATGTTAAGGCTAGTGAAAGGATAAGCCCAAATACATGACTAAGCGGAAAACCTGCTTTTTGGCCTTGTTTATTTTCCATGTCTTATCCCACCAATCCGTTCAAGTATACAAGCGTGAAGATGAAGATCCATACAACATCAAGGAAATGCCAGTATAAACCGATAATAAATACTTTACGAGCAGTAACTGGTGTTAATCCTCGTCTTACTAATTGAATAATAATACTGATTGCCCAGAATACACCGACTGTTACGTGAAGACCGTGCGTTCCAAGTAGTGTAAAGAACCCTGATAAGAAGGCACTTGTTTGCATTGTTGCACCTTCGTGAACTGCGTACATGTAAAACTCACGAATTTCGTAGAAAAGGAATCCTCCACCAAGAACAAGCGTAATCACGAACCAAACTAAAAGTCCTTTTAAATCATTATTACGCATTTTAAAGATGGCAATTCCCATCGTGAAACTACTGAATAGTAGTAACAGCGTTTCGATCATAAAATCTTTAACAACGAACAGTTCTTCTGCAGTAGGGCCACCCGCTGTACGCGTATGGTACGTTAAGTACGTTACGAACAGCGTAGAGAACAACGCGATCTCGGCACCTAAGAAAATCCAGAATCCAAGGATATTCAGGCGACTTTGTTCTTCTT contains the following coding sequences:
- a CDS encoding LCP family protein is translated as MKKYKIGILAACILLLGTAGFGIAYQQETSAKEQPHSFNVLVMGVDERPGDTGRSDVLMVVNLDTSHNKAKVMPIPRDTRVHIDGKGPDEKINHAYRYGGIPLTVRTVENFLDIDVDYYVKVNMEGFKDVVDELGGVYVKNPFPFVFDSFIFPEGENALNGEKALAYVRMRHEDPKGDLGRNNRQRQVVEALLDKGMNMSTVKNIPSLLTLVKKHIRTNIDVSDAFTMYNVIKKGRPDFETVTVKGEGQMVDGTWYYVVKPSEKKQLSAMFQQTH
- a CDS encoding GNAT family N-acetyltransferase codes for the protein MIALRPFSKKDFKQLMDWIPSESFMVQWSGSSFSFPLTPRQLKHYIRYANEDGASTYAFSVIDENEQLIGHISLAHIDYYHKTGRIGRVLLGEEYRGKGLCSHMFEKVLAFGFEELGLHRISLGVFDFNERAIQSYERIGFTREGLLRDVRLVDGQYWSLIEMSMLESEWAQRDVHQKSS
- a CDS encoding undecaprenyl-diphosphate phosphatase, encoding MSWFEAFILGIIQGLTEFLPISSTGHLYLGRHLFGLDDAGLYLDTMLHMGTLLAVFVFYKRELWHIIRYPFSKLTGLLVMGTIPAVAIGLLFKDYFDSISKSGLTIGWEFLATGLLLWFGDSVKNGYKKMDHISYGDAFFIGSFQAAAIFPAVSRSGLTMVAALMRKLDRETAAYFSFLLSTPAICGAVLLQLKDVVTGEVEQLSVFFLFVATFSSALFGYVAVKWMINYLKHHSLKTFAIYVWILGAVVLICQFTGVF
- the qoxD gene encoding cytochrome aa3 quinol oxidase subunit IV, whose product is MENKQGQKAGFPLSHVFGLILSLALTFAALGLVVLADLSRSITMTLIMILALLQAAMQLVMFMHMTESENGKVQVANILYSFFIALCIVVGTLWILAAHFNH
- the qoxC gene encoding cytochrome aa3 quinol oxidase subunit III; this translates as MAGHLDKSLPLEYQEEQSRLNILGFWIFLGAEIALFSTLFVTYLTYHTRTAGGPTAEELFVVKDFMIETLLLLFSSFTMGIAIFKMRNNDLKGLLVWFVITLVLGGGFLFYEIREFYMYAVHEGATMQTSAFLSGFFTLLGTHGLHVTVGVFWAISIIIQLVRRGLTPVTARKVFIIGLYWHFLDVVWIFIFTLVYLNGLVG